The proteins below come from a single Piscinibacter gummiphilus genomic window:
- a CDS encoding PLP-dependent aminotransferase family protein, which yields MNPPQPLSRQSDATLTEQLSNRFAEHIRQRLMAPGARLPSVRECARRHGVSPYTVVAAYDQLLALGLVEARKQRGFFVRDHHRRDAEAPAADTPSPAPRLAAPVSATMLVRSMFQPPGSQPMPGLGTLPIEWLDLPMLSAALRRVSGPAQLGPLSLQYGEPAGDLRLRRALSMRLEDFAVKARPEQIVTTIGATQALDIVTRSLLRAGDTVLVDEPGWSVEYARLTALGLRILPVPRGEDGPDLAVMQRLIEAQQPQDRPRLYITVSVLHNPTGASLSLGTAHRLLRLAQAHDLHIVEDDTYAHLAPAHLPRLSALDGLERTIYISGFSKILVPNWRVGYLAAPPALVDRFIDTKLLTSLTSPGVTEQALAHCLEQGLLRRHAERVGQRLDAARARSVKLAESAGCRFASPPRGLFGWVDVGVDTERLSHAMVDQGWLLAPGALFHATPRPTTLMRINFATTQDARFWRALERTRDGLRGTP from the coding sequence ATGAACCCGCCCCAGCCCCTTTCGCGCCAGTCCGACGCCACGCTCACTGAGCAGCTGTCGAACCGCTTTGCCGAGCACATCCGGCAGCGCCTCATGGCGCCAGGCGCACGCCTGCCCTCGGTGCGCGAATGTGCGCGCCGCCACGGCGTCAGCCCCTACACGGTGGTCGCGGCCTATGACCAGCTGCTGGCGCTGGGGCTGGTCGAGGCGCGCAAACAGCGTGGCTTCTTCGTGCGGGACCACCACCGCCGTGACGCCGAGGCGCCGGCCGCCGACACACCCAGCCCCGCCCCGCGCCTGGCCGCGCCGGTCAGCGCCACCATGCTCGTGCGCAGCATGTTCCAGCCCCCGGGAAGCCAGCCCATGCCGGGCCTGGGCACGCTGCCCATCGAATGGCTCGACCTGCCGATGCTCAGCGCCGCGCTGCGTCGCGTGAGCGGCCCGGCCCAGCTCGGGCCGCTGTCGCTGCAATATGGCGAACCAGCGGGTGATCTGCGCCTGCGCCGTGCCCTGTCGATGCGGCTCGAAGACTTCGCCGTCAAGGCCCGCCCCGAGCAGATCGTCACGACCATCGGTGCCACGCAGGCGCTTGACATCGTCACCCGCAGCCTGCTGCGCGCCGGCGACACGGTGCTGGTCGACGAGCCCGGCTGGTCGGTCGAATACGCGCGGCTCACGGCCCTCGGCCTGCGCATCCTGCCGGTGCCGCGCGGCGAAGACGGCCCCGACCTCGCCGTGATGCAGCGCCTGATCGAGGCCCAGCAGCCGCAGGACCGGCCGCGCCTGTACATCACCGTCTCCGTGCTGCACAACCCGACCGGCGCGTCGCTCTCACTCGGCACTGCGCACCGCCTGCTGCGGCTCGCGCAGGCGCACGATTTGCACATCGTGGAAGACGACACCTACGCCCACCTCGCGCCGGCGCACCTGCCTCGCCTGTCGGCGCTCGACGGGCTGGAGCGCACGATCTACATCTCGGGCTTCTCCAAGATCCTCGTCCCCAACTGGCGCGTGGGGTATCTCGCCGCGCCGCCCGCGCTGGTCGACCGCTTCATCGACACCAAGCTCCTTACCAGCCTCACCAGCCCCGGCGTCACCGAGCAGGCGCTGGCGCACTGCCTCGAACAGGGCCTGCTGCGCCGCCACGCCGAGCGTGTGGGCCAGCGGCTCGACGCGGCGCGGGCCCGCTCGGTCAAGCTGGCCGAATCGGCAGGTTGCCGTTTTGCCAGCCCGCCGAGGGGTCTTTTCGGCTGGGTCGACGTGGGCGTGGACACTGAGCGCCTGTCGCACGCGATGGTCGACCAGGGCTGGCTGCTCGCCCCGGGGGCTTTGTTCCACGCCACTCCTCGCCCGACCACGCTGATGCGCATCAATTTCGCCACCACCCAGGACGCCCGTTTCTGGCGGGCGCTGGAGCGCACACGTGATGGCCTGCGCGGCACGCCCTGA
- a CDS encoding DMT family transporter: MNPQTKGLWLGLAGVTLFAMTTPMTRLAVGPADDPQLPPLFVTAGRAALAGVLSLVYLLLTRAPRPQARHLPALAVSAAGTVIGFPLFLGLALREVNAMHAAVVTGLLPLGTAVVASVALRQRPSNGFWACAVLGFGLVAAFALLAGGQLSMADGLLMLAVLSAAVGYVSGAQLAKEWSAEHVICWVLVLSMPLTWPLAWHSWPTQPASLAAWGGFAYVTLFSMWIGFFAWYRALALGGTVRVSQVQLVQPFLSLLFAVPILGERLDTMTLLFSLAVIATVFVGKRMPVNLPAAAR, encoded by the coding sequence ATGAACCCACAAACCAAAGGCCTGTGGCTGGGCCTCGCCGGCGTGACCCTCTTCGCGATGACCACGCCGATGACGCGCCTGGCCGTCGGGCCGGCCGACGACCCGCAGCTGCCACCGCTCTTCGTCACCGCCGGGCGCGCCGCGCTGGCCGGTGTGCTGAGCCTCGTGTACCTGCTGCTGACCCGCGCGCCGCGACCGCAAGCGCGGCACCTGCCGGCGCTGGCGGTGAGCGCGGCCGGCACGGTGATCGGCTTTCCGCTTTTTCTCGGCCTCGCGCTGCGCGAGGTGAACGCGATGCACGCTGCGGTCGTCACCGGGCTGCTGCCCTTGGGCACGGCCGTGGTGGCCTCGGTCGCGCTGCGGCAACGCCCCTCCAACGGCTTTTGGGCCTGCGCGGTGCTGGGCTTCGGGTTGGTCGCGGCGTTTGCGCTGCTGGCGGGCGGGCAGCTCAGCATGGCCGATGGGCTGCTGATGCTGGCCGTGCTGAGCGCCGCCGTGGGCTACGTGAGCGGCGCACAGCTCGCGAAGGAGTGGTCGGCCGAACATGTGATCTGCTGGGTGCTGGTGCTGAGCATGCCGCTCACCTGGCCGCTCGCCTGGCACAGCTGGCCGACCCAGCCGGCCAGCCTGGCGGCGTGGGGCGGCTTCGCTTACGTCACGCTCTTCTCGATGTGGATCGGCTTCTTCGCCTGGTACCGGGCGCTTGCCCTCGGCGGCACGGTGCGGGTCAGCCAGGTGCAACTCGTGCAGCCCTTCCTCTCGCTGCTGTTCGCGGTGCCCATCCTGGGCGAGCGGCTGGACACGATGACCCTTCTCTTTTCGCTCGCGGTGATCGCCACCGTCTTCGTCGGCAAGAGAATGCCGGTGAACCTGCCCGCTGCCGCCCGTTGA
- a CDS encoding PLP-dependent aminotransferase family protein → MTQHLPWTLARRAERMNPSVIREILKVTEQPGIISLAGGLPSPDTFPIEAMREATNRVLRDHPREALQYAASEGFAPLREWVAIEMAEQGLPVDPAQVLITTGSQQGLDLVGKVLIDPGSTVAVESPTYLGALQAFNPCEPDYVAVACDDDGPLVEGLAAARGARFLYALPNFQNPSGRCIGATRRDQLMEAARAMGLPVVEDNPYGELWFDGAPPAPLASRWAEGTVYLGSFSKVLAPGLRLGYVIAPKPLFPKLLQAKQAADLHTPGFNQRVVHEVIRGGFLHQHVPTIRARYKAQRDAMAASLQAHLPASCHWNTPQGGMFFWLTLPDGVDATALLPKAVALGMAYVPGAAFFADDARANTLRLSFVTVSPEQIDRGIRLLAQALETHAP, encoded by the coding sequence ATGACCCAACACCTGCCCTGGACGCTCGCCCGCCGCGCCGAGCGCATGAACCCTTCGGTGATCCGCGAGATCCTCAAGGTGACCGAACAGCCCGGCATCATCTCGCTTGCTGGCGGTTTGCCTTCGCCCGACACCTTTCCGATCGAGGCGATGCGCGAGGCCACCAACCGCGTGCTGCGCGACCACCCGCGCGAGGCGCTGCAGTACGCGGCCAGCGAGGGCTTTGCACCCTTGCGCGAATGGGTGGCGATCGAGATGGCCGAGCAGGGCCTGCCGGTCGACCCGGCGCAGGTGCTCATCACCACCGGCTCGCAGCAAGGGCTCGACCTCGTCGGCAAGGTGCTGATCGATCCCGGCTCGACCGTCGCCGTCGAGTCGCCCACCTACCTCGGCGCACTGCAGGCGTTCAACCCCTGCGAGCCCGACTACGTGGCCGTGGCCTGCGATGACGACGGGCCGCTGGTGGAGGGGCTTGCCGCGGCGCGCGGCGCCCGCTTTCTCTACGCCTTGCCGAACTTCCAGAACCCAAGCGGGCGCTGCATCGGCGCCACGCGGCGAGACCAACTGATGGAGGCCGCGCGCGCGATGGGCCTGCCGGTGGTGGAAGACAACCCCTATGGAGAGCTCTGGTTCGACGGGGCACCACCCGCGCCGCTCGCCTCGCGCTGGGCGGAAGGCACGGTCTACCTCGGCTCGTTCTCCAAAGTGCTGGCCCCTGGCCTGCGCCTGGGCTACGTGATCGCGCCGAAGCCGCTCTTCCCGAAGCTGCTGCAGGCCAAACAGGCCGCCGACCTGCACACGCCGGGCTTCAACCAGCGTGTGGTGCACGAGGTGATACGCGGCGGCTTTCTGCATCAGCACGTGCCGACGATCCGCGCCCGCTACAAGGCACAGCGCGACGCGATGGCAGCGTCGCTCCAGGCGCACCTGCCCGCGAGCTGCCACTGGAACACGCCGCAGGGCGGGATGTTCTTCTGGCTCACGCTGCCCGACGGTGTCGATGCCACGGCACTGCTCCCGAAAGCCGTGGCCCTCGGCATGGCCTATGTGCCGGGTGCCGCCTTCTTCGCCGACGACGCACGCGCGAACACGCTGCGCCTGTCCTTCGTCACCGTGTCGCCGGAGCAGATCGACCGCGGCATCCGCCTGCTCGCCCAAGCCCTGGAAACCCACGCACCATGA
- a CDS encoding PhzF family phenazine biosynthesis protein, protein MSSFTFTQVDVFTDQPLKGNPLAVVHGADVLSDAQMRSFAHWTNLSETTFLLQPTDPAADYRVRIFTPNEELPFAGHPTLGSCHAWLQAGGTPRVRGMVVQQCGVGLVRIRQSESGAAFAAPALKMEAVDDATLEKVLAALGLARERVLAAQWLQNGPRWLTLLLDSADTVLAVEPDHGALKGLAEVGLVGPYLAGSACQFELRAFAAVIGVPEDPVTGSLNAGVAQWLIERGDAPKRYLASQGQRLGRAGRVQIEHDGRTLWVGGQSVSCVRGELTL, encoded by the coding sequence ATGAGCTCCTTCACCTTCACGCAGGTTGACGTCTTCACCGACCAACCCCTCAAGGGCAACCCACTCGCCGTCGTGCACGGTGCCGACGTGCTGAGCGATGCACAGATGCGGTCGTTCGCGCACTGGACCAACCTGTCGGAGACGACCTTCCTGCTGCAGCCCACCGACCCGGCCGCCGACTACCGGGTGCGCATCTTCACGCCCAACGAAGAGCTGCCGTTCGCCGGCCACCCGACACTCGGCAGTTGCCACGCCTGGCTGCAGGCTGGCGGCACACCGCGCGTGCGGGGCATGGTGGTGCAGCAATGCGGCGTGGGGCTGGTGCGCATCCGGCAGAGCGAGAGTGGTGCGGCCTTCGCAGCGCCGGCGTTGAAGATGGAAGCGGTGGACGACGCCACGCTCGAGAAGGTGCTGGCCGCGCTCGGCCTGGCGCGTGAACGGGTGCTCGCTGCGCAGTGGCTGCAAAACGGCCCGCGCTGGCTGACGCTGCTGCTCGACAGCGCCGACACGGTGCTCGCGGTCGAGCCGGACCACGGTGCGTTGAAAGGCCTCGCCGAAGTGGGTCTCGTCGGCCCCTATCTGGCCGGCAGTGCGTGCCAGTTCGAGCTGCGCGCGTTCGCCGCCGTGATCGGCGTGCCCGAAGACCCGGTCACCGGCAGCCTGAATGCGGGCGTGGCGCAGTGGCTGATCGAACGCGGCGACGCGCCGAAGCGCTACCTCGCCTCGCAAGGCCAACGGCTCGGCCGCGCTGGCCGCGTGCAGATCGAACACGACGGCCGCACCTTGTGGGTCGGCGGGCAGAGCGTCAGCTGCGTGCGGGGCGAGCTGACGCTCTGA
- a CDS encoding Wzz/FepE/Etk N-terminal domain-containing protein, with product MNQLDSHVLHQPEDDVDEGPAISLVDLLTWVGEGKRLIGTVTGMVVVLALVLAFMLDPVFTARTTLLPPSAQQPSASAAALAALGSLGGLAGGITAKTPDELYVNLLKSDTVQRTLATRFDLYKRYKVDTYEVMRTTMPRYVRISSDKKSGVITLEVDDRDPKFSADLANAYSAELTKLLSRLAVSEAQQRRVFFDQQLKETKENLVKAEQALRTVQEKSGMIVLDQQAEAIIKAVAELKTKIIEREVRLKVMRTSTTAQNPDVQLLMSELSALRGELARMESSVPATAKAASAAGGGIDIPIGKLPAAAIDYVRAAREVKFQETMLASMLRQYEVAKLDEAKEGPALQQVDVAQPPDRKSKPSRALIVLGAALAALLLSSFFVILRRYRALVREQDPEAAQAWARMAAAWRLRRKA from the coding sequence ATGAACCAACTGGATTCCCACGTGCTGCACCAGCCGGAAGACGATGTCGACGAGGGGCCTGCCATCAGCCTGGTGGACTTGCTGACCTGGGTGGGCGAAGGCAAGCGCCTCATCGGCACCGTGACGGGGATGGTCGTTGTGCTCGCACTGGTTCTCGCGTTCATGCTGGACCCCGTCTTCACCGCCCGCACCACGCTGCTGCCGCCCTCGGCGCAGCAGCCGAGTGCCTCGGCGGCGGCCCTGGCTGCGCTTGGATCCTTGGGCGGGCTGGCTGGCGGCATCACGGCGAAGACGCCCGATGAGCTCTACGTGAACCTGCTGAAGAGCGACACCGTGCAGCGCACGCTGGCGACCCGGTTCGACCTGTACAAGCGCTACAAGGTCGACACCTACGAGGTCATGCGCACCACGATGCCGCGGTATGTGCGCATTTCTTCCGACAAGAAGTCGGGCGTCATCACGCTGGAAGTCGACGACCGCGACCCGAAATTCTCCGCCGACCTCGCCAATGCATATTCCGCCGAGCTGACCAAGCTCCTCAGTCGACTGGCGGTCTCCGAAGCCCAGCAACGCCGTGTCTTCTTCGACCAGCAGCTGAAGGAGACCAAGGAAAACCTCGTCAAGGCCGAGCAGGCCTTGCGCACGGTGCAAGAGAAGTCCGGGATGATCGTGCTCGATCAGCAAGCCGAAGCCATCATCAAGGCGGTCGCCGAACTCAAGACCAAGATCATCGAGCGCGAAGTGCGCCTGAAGGTGATGCGCACCAGCACCACGGCACAGAACCCCGACGTGCAGCTGCTGATGTCCGAGCTGAGCGCCTTGCGTGGTGAGCTGGCGCGCATGGAGTCGTCGGTTCCGGCGACGGCGAAGGCCGCGTCGGCGGCCGGCGGGGGCATCGACATTCCCATCGGCAAGCTGCCGGCCGCGGCCATCGACTACGTGCGTGCTGCGCGCGAAGTGAAGTTCCAGGAAACCATGCTCGCCAGCATGCTGCGCCAATACGAAGTGGCCAAGCTCGACGAAGCCAAGGAAGGGCCCGCGCTGCAGCAGGTCGACGTGGCGCAGCCGCCGGACCGCAAGTCCAAGCCATCGCGCGCGCTCATCGTGCTGGGCGCGGCACTGGCCGCCCTGCTGTTGTCCAGCTTCTTCGTCATCCTGCGTCGCTACCGCGCCCTGGTGCGCGAACAGGACCCCGAGGCCGCCCAGGCCTGGGCGCGCATGGCCGCGGCCTGGCGCCTGCGTCGCAAGGCCTGA
- a CDS encoding polysaccharide biosynthesis/export family protein: protein MLALFAVDGRAADESGSGTFNAPSYSSTPAASASAPDSSRLQQPQPGVGQRSLGRGAAPDKSSGQGNGREGVQRRDDPAQRRIELPPARPSEFERFVETATGRQLPVFGASFFVDAANRPVAADSVPVSSDYTVGPGDEVLIRAWGAIDVDYRAVVDRNGQVNLPKIGSLTVAGVKASELERHLRAQIGRLYTNFNLSVSLGQLLGVKVFVVGPARLPGVYTVSSQGTVLSAVVAAGGPGPNGSMRKVLLRRNGAVVSELDIYDFLVNGDKSKDAQLIAGDVVVFQPAGPRVALSGALDTPGIYELKSAQEPMRDVLRYAGGTPVLTNPNKVLVERVEPARMPAARYVEEFKLDEAGLQRPLRDGDVLTLLPISPQFANAVTLKGAVAQPLRYAHKPGMRIRDLIPDKDALVPPDFHRRKNLLVQSQETEEPVEIDAERPGVAPGASANPQANLDRSGRSAAERARRVEDRTVAERAKKAPAALFEELNWDYAVIERLNPDLSTQVIPFNLGKAVLQGDPASNVELLAGDVVTVYSQKDIRVPVAKQTRLVSVEGEVGAPGVYQLLPGETLPQLIARAGGFTRQAYVYGLEFTREDTRRRQKENLTEAISRLETLAATQGARDAANRRDESGDRSASVNAAATQAQMARLRRVEPNGRIALELRPDDAAIGTLPEVPLEHADRISVPAKPGFITVAGAVVNNNALLWKPGRTVGDYLNQAGLDEAAERSNMFVLRADGTVLHAGDRRGFLGFGGIESQSMQPGDAIVVPSQLDFETWGRALVRNLKDFSQIFYQFGLGAAAIQTLRKN from the coding sequence GTGCTTGCCCTGTTTGCGGTGGATGGTCGCGCGGCCGATGAGTCGGGTAGCGGCACCTTCAATGCTCCCAGCTATTCGTCGACGCCCGCAGCGAGCGCCTCTGCACCTGACAGCTCGCGCTTGCAGCAGCCCCAGCCGGGTGTAGGTCAGCGCTCGCTTGGGCGAGGAGCAGCGCCCGACAAATCCTCCGGCCAGGGGAACGGGCGAGAGGGCGTACAGCGCAGGGATGACCCTGCACAACGAAGGATCGAGTTGCCCCCTGCGCGGCCGAGTGAATTTGAGCGCTTCGTCGAAACGGCCACGGGTCGCCAGCTCCCAGTCTTTGGGGCCAGCTTCTTTGTCGATGCGGCCAACCGGCCGGTCGCCGCTGACAGCGTGCCAGTGTCGAGTGACTACACCGTAGGGCCCGGCGACGAGGTGCTGATTCGTGCCTGGGGTGCAATCGATGTCGACTATCGCGCGGTCGTTGATCGAAACGGCCAGGTAAATCTGCCAAAGATCGGTAGCCTCACCGTGGCGGGCGTGAAAGCCTCCGAGCTCGAGCGCCACCTGCGTGCGCAGATCGGCCGGCTTTACACGAACTTCAATCTCAGTGTGTCGCTCGGGCAACTGCTCGGGGTGAAGGTCTTCGTGGTTGGACCGGCACGTTTGCCTGGGGTCTACACCGTATCGAGCCAGGGCACAGTGCTGTCGGCCGTGGTCGCTGCGGGCGGCCCCGGCCCGAATGGGTCGATGCGCAAGGTGTTGCTGCGGCGCAATGGTGCCGTGGTGTCCGAACTCGATATCTACGACTTCCTCGTTAACGGCGACAAGTCCAAGGACGCGCAACTGATTGCGGGTGACGTGGTCGTTTTTCAGCCTGCCGGGCCGCGTGTCGCGCTGAGCGGCGCGCTCGACACCCCAGGGATTTATGAACTCAAATCGGCGCAGGAGCCGATGCGCGACGTCTTGCGCTATGCGGGGGGTACTCCCGTCCTGACCAACCCCAACAAGGTGCTGGTCGAGCGCGTCGAGCCGGCGCGCATGCCTGCTGCCCGCTATGTCGAGGAATTCAAGCTCGACGAAGCTGGGCTGCAGCGCCCATTGCGCGATGGCGACGTGCTGACGCTGCTACCGATCTCGCCGCAGTTCGCCAACGCGGTGACGCTCAAGGGCGCTGTGGCGCAGCCGCTGCGTTATGCACACAAGCCGGGCATGCGGATCCGCGATTTGATTCCGGACAAAGACGCGCTGGTGCCTCCCGACTTCCATCGGCGCAAGAATCTTTTGGTCCAGTCCCAGGAGACCGAGGAGCCGGTGGAGATCGATGCCGAGCGACCAGGAGTCGCTCCTGGCGCAAGCGCGAACCCTCAGGCGAACCTTGATCGAAGTGGTCGTAGCGCCGCCGAGCGAGCGCGCCGCGTCGAGGACCGCACCGTCGCCGAGCGTGCCAAAAAGGCCCCTGCTGCTCTCTTTGAGGAACTGAACTGGGACTACGCTGTCATCGAGCGATTGAATCCTGATCTCAGCACTCAGGTCATTCCTTTCAACCTCGGCAAGGCCGTCCTCCAGGGCGACCCTGCGAGCAACGTCGAACTTCTGGCGGGGGACGTCGTGACCGTTTACAGCCAGAAGGACATCCGTGTGCCGGTGGCCAAGCAGACACGGCTGGTGTCGGTGGAGGGAGAGGTGGGTGCCCCTGGCGTGTACCAACTGCTGCCCGGCGAGACGCTGCCTCAGCTCATTGCGAGGGCTGGTGGCTTTACACGCCAGGCGTATGTCTACGGCTTGGAATTCACTCGCGAGGACACACGACGTCGGCAGAAGGAGAATCTGACCGAAGCCATCTCCCGGCTGGAGACCCTGGCAGCCACGCAGGGTGCGCGTGATGCTGCAAATCGGCGTGACGAGAGTGGCGACCGCAGTGCCTCTGTCAACGCTGCTGCCACGCAAGCCCAGATGGCGAGACTTCGTCGCGTCGAGCCCAATGGCCGCATTGCTCTTGAACTGCGCCCGGACGACGCCGCCATAGGCACCTTGCCCGAGGTGCCTCTCGAACACGCCGACCGCATCTCCGTGCCAGCAAAGCCCGGGTTCATCACCGTCGCCGGAGCCGTGGTCAACAACAATGCACTGCTGTGGAAGCCCGGTCGCACCGTCGGGGATTACCTGAACCAGGCCGGGCTGGACGAGGCGGCCGAGCGCTCGAACATGTTCGTGCTGCGTGCCGATGGCACGGTGCTGCATGCCGGCGATCGGCGCGGCTTCCTCGGCTTCGGCGGCATCGAATCGCAGTCCATGCAACCCGGCGATGCGATTGTCGTGCCCTCGCAACTCGACTTCGAAACATGGGGTCGGGCTCTGGTGCGCAACCTGAAGGACTTTAGCCAGATCTTCTACCAGTTCGGGCTGGGAGCCGCGGCGATCCAGACCTTGCGCAAGAACTGA
- a CDS encoding GNAT family N-acetyltransferase: MDAPIIQLITPDTAELIADTRAIFREYAASLDVDLCFQGFEAELANLPGDYAPPSGQLLLALVDGAVAGCGALRPLHDADYPNACEMKRLFVRPAFRRFGLGRLLALHLLDDARRAGYSNMLLDTLDDMESARELYATLGFEEVPPYYYNPIPGAHYLRARLDQSAEFKVSRR; this comes from the coding sequence ATGGACGCCCCCATCATCCAGCTCATCACGCCCGACACGGCCGAGTTGATCGCGGACACGCGCGCGATCTTTCGAGAGTACGCGGCCAGCCTCGACGTCGACCTGTGCTTCCAGGGCTTCGAAGCCGAGTTGGCAAACTTGCCCGGCGACTATGCACCCCCGTCCGGGCAATTGCTGCTGGCACTGGTCGATGGCGCTGTCGCAGGTTGCGGCGCCCTGCGCCCGCTGCACGACGCCGACTATCCCAACGCGTGCGAGATGAAGCGTCTGTTCGTGCGGCCGGCATTTCGCCGCTTCGGCCTTGGCCGGCTGCTGGCGCTGCACCTGCTTGACGACGCCCGCCGCGCCGGCTACTCCAACATGCTGCTCGACACGCTCGACGACATGGAGTCGGCGCGCGAGCTGTATGCGACGCTCGGCTTCGAGGAAGTGCCCCCCTATTACTACAACCCCATTCCGGGCGCTCACTACTTGCGCGCCAGGTTGGACCAGTCCGCCGAGTTCAAGGTGTCGAGGCGGTAG
- a CDS encoding aldose 1-epimerase, giving the protein MSEPLEAGCELRAGNLRLAVRPDLGGCIAGFWHGDAPVLLSAEPQTLRASRPSGCFPLVPYSNRLGHRRFHWQGHDHTTAPNFGDSPHSLHGVAWLRAWQVVSIDTAGLALRYEHAPDDHWPFAFAAEQHFTLTPARLSVRLAMTNTSPQAQPAGLGWHPYFPKQGSSHLQAQVSRRWEFDDAQLPTHPVVQDSIDDGIAQLRLDHCFDGWPGRAVIRDERFSVELRSALRHLVVYTPQDKDYFCVEPVSHVNNAIQMPHPFQHGLVPLNPGDTTDAWMTLDVTAL; this is encoded by the coding sequence ATGAGCGAACCTCTCGAGGCCGGCTGCGAACTGCGTGCCGGGAATCTGCGCCTCGCGGTGCGACCCGATCTGGGCGGCTGCATCGCCGGCTTCTGGCACGGCGACGCGCCCGTGCTGCTGTCGGCCGAACCGCAGACCTTGCGCGCCTCACGCCCGTCCGGCTGCTTCCCGCTCGTGCCGTATTCCAATCGACTCGGGCATCGTCGCTTCCATTGGCAAGGCCACGACCACACCACAGCGCCCAACTTCGGCGACAGCCCGCACTCGCTGCACGGCGTGGCGTGGTTGCGCGCGTGGCAGGTGGTGTCGATCGACACAGCCGGATTGGCCTTGCGTTACGAGCACGCGCCCGACGACCATTGGCCCTTTGCGTTCGCCGCCGAACAACACTTCACGCTCACCCCGGCGCGGCTTTCGGTGCGGCTCGCGATGACCAACACCTCACCGCAAGCCCAACCGGCCGGGCTCGGCTGGCACCCCTATTTCCCGAAGCAGGGGAGCAGCCATCTGCAGGCGCAGGTGAGTCGACGCTGGGAGTTCGATGACGCGCAGCTGCCGACGCATCCGGTGGTGCAAGACAGCATCGACGACGGCATCGCCCAGCTGCGACTCGACCACTGCTTCGATGGCTGGCCCGGACGCGCCGTGATCCGAGACGAGCGGTTCTCAGTCGAGCTTCGCTCAGCGCTTCGGCACTTGGTGGTCTACACGCCGCAAGACAAAGACTACTTTTGCGTCGAGCCGGTGAGCCACGTGAACAATGCCATTCAGATGCCCCACCCTTTTCAGCATGGCCTGGTGCCCCTGAACCCCGGCGACACCACCGACGCCTGGATGACCCTCGACGTGACAGCCCTGTGA
- a CDS encoding SMP-30/gluconolactonase/LRE family protein gives MTDTASDITALDAPASLLGESPLWHPMEQQLYWTDIPGKALRCHDPRTGRHRTWLVDTEVGSLAPMREGGLLLARRDGLWQFDPDTGRQHALAAAPYDSNRERFNDGKCDPQGRFWTGTIYEPRDAALAALYCYDRAHGLRRMAGDITVGNGLGWSPDGRTLYYSDTKAHTIYAQDFDADTGQPGARRILAQFPLKQPDQALDTYGGRPDGAAVDAEGAYWCAMFEGQRLLKLSPQGVVLREVRLPVRCVTMPCFGGPDLKTLYITTSREKRPEHELAAQPLAGRILSLRVDTPGLPANTFG, from the coding sequence GTGACCGACACCGCTTCCGACATCACCGCACTCGACGCGCCCGCCTCGCTGCTCGGCGAATCACCGCTCTGGCACCCCATGGAGCAACAGCTCTATTGGACCGACATCCCCGGCAAGGCGCTGCGCTGCCACGACCCCCGCACCGGCCGCCACCGCACGTGGCTGGTCGACACCGAAGTGGGCAGCCTCGCGCCGATGCGCGAAGGCGGCCTGCTGCTGGCCCGTCGCGATGGCCTCTGGCAGTTCGACCCCGACACCGGCCGGCAGCATGCGTTGGCCGCAGCGCCTTACGACAGCAACCGCGAGCGCTTCAACGACGGCAAGTGCGATCCGCAAGGCCGCTTCTGGACCGGCACGATCTACGAGCCTCGCGACGCAGCCCTCGCAGCCCTCTACTGTTATGACAGGGCACACGGCCTGCGCCGCATGGCTGGCGACATCACTGTCGGCAACGGTCTCGGCTGGAGCCCCGACGGCCGGACGCTCTACTACAGCGACACCAAGGCCCACACCATCTACGCGCAAGACTTCGACGCCGACACCGGCCAACCCGGCGCCCGGCGCATCCTGGCCCAGTTCCCGCTCAAGCAGCCGGACCAGGCGCTCGACACCTACGGCGGCCGACCCGACGGAGCCGCCGTCGATGCCGAAGGCGCTTACTGGTGTGCGATGTTCGAAGGCCAGCGCCTCTTGAAGTTGTCGCCCCAAGGCGTCGTGCTGCGCGAGGTCCGCTTGCCGGTGCGCTGCGTCACCATGCCCTGCTTCGGCGGGCCCGACCTGAAGACGCTCTACATCACCACGTCACGCGAAAAGCGGCCCGAGCACGAATTGGCGGCCCAGCCCCTCGCGGGCCGCATCCTCAGCCTGCGCGTCGACACCCCGGGACTTCCAGCCAACACCTTCGGCTGA
- a CDS encoding ATP synthase subunit I — MTNPVGRDSWPDEADQPPFKPLTAEEAKALKSKLPMVSPWRVLGTQALVGLLCTAVVWAVTQRSSAAWSALYGALAVVLPGALLARGMTRGTKSPVAAAVGFMFWEMLKIAAAIAMLVIAARVVPQLSWPALLITMVVCMKVNWLALAWRRS; from the coding sequence ATGACCAACCCTGTGGGCCGTGACTCGTGGCCAGATGAGGCAGATCAGCCGCCTTTCAAGCCGCTGACCGCCGAAGAAGCCAAAGCCCTGAAGTCGAAACTGCCCATGGTGTCGCCATGGCGCGTGCTCGGCACTCAGGCGCTGGTCGGTTTGCTGTGCACCGCTGTGGTCTGGGCGGTCACACAACGCAGTTCGGCAGCTTGGTCGGCGCTCTACGGCGCGCTGGCCGTGGTGCTTCCGGGGGCCTTGCTGGCCCGTGGAATGACCAGAGGAACAAAGAGCCCGGTGGCTGCGGCCGTGGGGTTCATGTTCTGGGAAATGCTGAAGATTGCGGCGGCGATTGCCATGTTGGTGATCGCAGCCAGAGTGGTGCCCCAACTGAGTTGGCCAGCGTTGCTGATCACGATGGTGGTGTGCATGAAGGTGAACTGGCTGGCGCTCGCGTGGCGCCGGTCTTGA